In the Athene noctua chromosome 25, bAthNoc1.hap1.1, whole genome shotgun sequence genome, one interval contains:
- the LOC141970548 gene encoding olfactory receptor 6B1-like — translation MMQENDTHIHEFILLGFPTVIELQALLFVIFLTVYLLTVLENIVIITLIRRNHQLHKPMYFFLGHLSFLEAWYISVTVPKLLVNFLVKNKSISFTGCMAQLYFFIALVCTECVLLAVMAYDRYVAVCNPLRYPVIMNHRVCMQLAMGSWLVGFLTSVLKVFFISQLSFCGPSVINHFYCDISPLLKLSCTERLVAEMVDFVFALLILLIPLSVIIISYMCIISTILCIPMAQNRKKAFSTCVSHLTVVIIFFSATLYMYARPRSLHSLDINKLVSIIYAIATPMLNPFIYCLRNQEVKDTLWKTLCGMGAVSRISGSDH, via the coding sequence ATGATGCAGGAAAATGATACCCACATCCATGAGTTCATCCTCTTGGGATTCCCTACTGTCATAGAGCTGCAGGCTCTACTCTTTGTAATTTTCCTCACTGTGTATTTGTTAACTGTCCTTGAAAACATAGTCATCATCACTTTAATCAGAAGAAATCACCAACTTCACAAGCCCATGTATTTTTTCTTAGGTCATCTGTCTTTCCTAGAGGCCTGGTACATCTCAGTCACTGTTCCCAAATTGCTGGTCAACTTCCTGGTGAAGAATAAGAGCATCTCCTTCACAGGTTGTATGGCCCAGCTCTACTTCTTCATTGCCCTGGTCTGTACTGAATGTGTCCTCCTGGCTGTCATGGCCTATGACCGCTATGTGGCTGTCTGCAACCCCCTGCGCTACCCAGTCATCATGAACCACAGGGTCTGCATGCAGCTGGCCATGGGATCTTGGCTGGTTGGCTTTCTGACATCTGTGCTAAAGGTCTTCTTCATTTCCCAGCTCTCTTTCTGTGGCCCCAGTGTCATCAACCACTTCTACTGTGACATCAGCCCTTTGCTCAAACTCTCTTGCACTGAGCGGTTAGTTGCAGAGATGGTGGACTTTGTCTTTGCCTTGCTTATTTTGCTGATCCCCCTCTCTGTCATCATAATTTCTTATATGTGTATAATCAGCACAATTTTGTGCATTCCCATGGCCCAGAACAGGAAGAAAGCCTTCTCCACCTGTGTTTCTCACCTGACTGTTGTCATCATCTTCTTCTCAGCCACCCTCTACATGTATGCCCGACCCAGGAGTCTACATTCCTTGGATATCAACAAACTGGTTTCCATAATTTATGCTATAGCCACTCCAATGTTAAATCCATTCATTTACTGCCTGAGGAACCAGGAAGTAAAAGACACTTTATGGAAGACCTTGTGTGGCATGGGTGCTGTCTCCAGAATTTCTGGGTCTGATCACTAA